The nucleotide window TTGCCCCATTTTAGAAGCAGGATGCGTTATAGTTGATAAGCCAGGATCGATAATATAAGAAATTGGATCATTATTAAATCCTATCACCGCTAATTCATCAGGAACCTTAATACCAAATTTTTTAGCAGTTTGGATGGCACTTACTCCCAAAATATCTCCAGGAGCAAAAATTCCATCTGGCAATTTTTTCAGTTTCAACAACTTTTCACTCGCCTTAACTGCTTCTTCATAAGTAATTCCTTTCACCTTAACTATAAGGTCCTGATCGATTGGCAATTTATGGGCCTTAAGAGCCGCGAGATAACCTTGCTTACGCTCATGGTATATACTAAATTCTGAGCCTGCGGTAATATGGGCTATTCTTTTACAGCCTTGTGAAATTAAATGCTCGGTAGCTTTATAACCAGCATCAAAATTATTTATTACTACATGATAGGTGTCAAAATCAGATGGCACCCTATCAACAAATACCAAGGCTGTGTCATTATCCATGAATTTCTTGAAATGGGAAATATCCGTGGTTTCCATCGCAAGTGAACAAATTACTCCGCTTACCCTGTTATCATACAAGGACTTAGTTAAATTAACTTCCTCTTTATACGAATCATGAGATTGCATAATTAATACAGTATAACCTGCCTTTTGTGCCGCTATTTCAATACCGCTAATTAATGAAGAAAGAAAAGGTTGGGTGACTGTCGGTAACAACACTCCAATAGTCTTCATTTTATTACCACGTAAACTTGCCGCAAGGTTGTTTGGGCGGTAACCCATTTCCTCTGCAGTTTGCTTAATTTTCGCAATGGTTTTTTTATTTATTGTAGGGTGATCTTTTAAACCCCTTGAAATTGTTGAAGTTGCCAAATTTAATTTTTTGGCAATATCGTAGATCGTAACCTCGTTGTGGGCCTTCATTCTCAGTAAGTTTGGTAATCAAATATACATTAATTTACAACAAAATTGCAACTGATTGCAATTCCTTGGCTACTCAATTTGACTAGTTATATAAATAAATACAGAAAAATTGACCATTAAAACTTATGCAATCATTGATTCAATTTTTTACATTTGGGACAAACGGTTGCAATTTGATGGCAATTTAATTGACTTATAAATCAGACTTATGTGTAAAATTTGTTTCAAACTTTTAGCAATCCTTATAATCCTGCATTCATGTGAAAAAGACGTTGTGAAGAAAAAAGAAACCAATGCAGAAACTCTTTTTTCATTAATTCCAAATGACCAAAC belongs to Aegicerativicinus sediminis and includes:
- a CDS encoding LacI family DNA-binding transcriptional regulator; the protein is MKAHNEVTIYDIAKKLNLATSTISRGLKDHPTINKKTIAKIKQTAEEMGYRPNNLAASLRGNKMKTIGVLLPTVTQPFLSSLISGIEIAAQKAGYTVLIMQSHDSYKEEVNLTKSLYDNRVSGVICSLAMETTDISHFKKFMDNDTALVFVDRVPSDFDTYHVVINNFDAGYKATEHLISQGCKRIAHITAGSEFSIYHERKQGYLAALKAHKLPIDQDLIVKVKGITYEEAVKASEKLLKLKKLPDGIFAPGDILGVSAIQTAKKFGIKVPDELAVIGFNNDPISYIIDPGLSTITHPASKMGQTSAEIILKSLKNSKKDVEIVKQITYLNTEVLVRESSQRKK